The following is a genomic window from Chryseobacterium ginsenosidimutans.
TAAAATGGTTGCTTTTGGCAGCTTTTACAGGAAATTTCATTCCAATGTTCTTATTTCCGATTGCGGAAACAGAAGTAAGCAGCAGTATTGCAGGAATTATCAACTCCATGATGCCGATTTTTGTGATTATCGTTGGCACGCTGATTTGGAAGTTTGAAACCACAAAACAGCAGATTGTAGGAACATTAATAAGCTTTACGGGAGTTTGCTTGCTGGCTTTCGGAGGAGATGGCGAAGATGGAAAATTCAAACTGATTCCTATTTTACTGTTGTTACTGGCAACATTATGCTACGCAATAAGTACGACAACCGTAAAATCTAAGCTTATGGAAGTTTCTTCTACGGTTTTGTCGGCGTTCGTCTTTTCATTTGTCTTATTTTTTCCTTCATTAATTGCATTAAGTTTTACAGGTTTTTTTTCAACATTCAGTTGTAATGAAAATAATTTAACCGGATTATTTTTCGTCAGTTTGTTATCAATCTTTGGAACCGGATTAGCCATGATGATGAATTATCGTCTTCTGAAAGTGTCTACTCCGCTTTTTGCATCGACAGTAACGTTACTGATGCCGGTTGTCGCTATTATCTGGGGAATTTTAGATGGTGAAAAATTAGGCTTGTTACAATTTGTAGGAACAGCTATCATCATCGCCGGATTGATCTTTTTAAGAGCTAAACCCAACGTTATAAAAAAATAAAATCCTGCATTTCTACAGGATTCTTTTTATTTGAAATTAATTTTTCTTTCTGACTTTAGCCTTAGCTTTCTTCACCTCATCTTTAATAAAAGGATACTTTTTCTGCATATCCGAAATCAAAGAAGGATCTAAATCCACTGCCTGCAAAAGCGTTTCTTTGCCTTTTTCCTGCTCTTTAAGATTAAAATAACAGTTGCTTAGCTGATAATACAACTCTGCCCTGTGATGTTCCTTCACCGCTCTGTTCAAAAGAGTAACAGCTTCTTCATATTCACCCAAAAGCATCAATACTTCCGAATAGGCATACCAGTTATAAAATCTTGTCGGCTCGGCATCAACCAATTTTTTCAGACAAGAGAGGCTTTCCTCAAACTTTCCTGCATCAATAAATAAAAATGCTAATCTTTTCTGATAATCAAGATTACTATCATTCAGATGAGTGGCTTCTTTTGCAAAATGCAACGCTTCGGTCATTCCGCCCATTTCTTCATAAAGATAAGACTGTTCCATCATTGCAAGATAAAACTGAGGATCTTCTCTCAACGATTTCTGGAAAAAATTTAACGCTACAATCGACTGTTTTAAAGCCTTATGGCAAAGTCCGATTTTATAAAATGTAAACGCTTTTGTATATTCCAACTCAAGCATTTCTTCATAAACCTCAATTGCCTTTTTATATTGACCTAATGCTTCATAACAAGCCGCTTTGTTTGCATAAACCCCAACAGAACTCGAATTGATTGCCAATAAGTAGTCGTAACCTTTTATTGCTTCCTCATAATTTTTTCTGTTGAAATAATATTGTCCGTATTCGAACCAAGCCAACTCTGAATAAGCAAATTCATCCAAATACTCATTAAGAAAGGCAATTGCCTCCTCACTCTTATTCAAATCTGCAAAACAGACCATACAGTTCTCCAAAGAATATTCATCCGTTGGATCTTCTTTAAGGGCATCTTTGTAGTGTTTAAGAGCGTTAAAAGGATCTCCCAAATTCACATATTCATCCGCAATAAAATTGTGAAGGAAGTTTTCTTCTTCATTCAGTTCCAAAGCTTTTTTGCAGATATCTATAGATTTTCTAGGATTTCCTAAATTCGAATAATACTTAGCATAGCAAACCAAAAAGTCGGTGTTCTCCATTGACGAACCTTTTAACTCATTGATGAGCTCTTTTGCCGTATTATACTCTTCCCATTCCAGAAGAATTTCAAGCTTTTTGATCTTGATATCTAAAGAATTGGGATGAAGCTTCAGACCGTAATTAACCGCTGTATCAGCATAATTAAAATCTCCAAGCTCCAAGTAATAAACAATGATGTCTTCCAACTCTTCTGTATCAAAGTAGAATTCATCATTATTTTCCATCATTTCTTCGAACTTTTTCACAAGTTCATTTCCAAAATACTCTTCCAATACTCGTATCCTTAGTCAGCCAATGTCTGAATATGCTTACAAACCTCGACAAACGTTTTAAATTAATATTACTTCTGAAATTTACAATTCAAAATATATGCAAAGTTGCAACTTTTTTTTGACATTTATCTTCGTAAATTTCTATCTTAAAGATAGTGAAAAGAACATTATAATCAAAATATTGTGGATAAAAAAAAGAAGAGTTATTGTTAAATTAACACAATTAATCTTTTACCGTTCGAAATTCCACTTTCCCAAACGGGTTCAATGTCTTTTAGGTAAACGGTTTCTGTATTAATCTTTAATTTCCCGTTAACTGCTGCCTGAAACATCTCGGGAATAATCTCGGAAAGAAGCAATTTCATCTCCTCCCGCGTCCAGCTTCCCAAGCCGGAACCGGAAATCTGAATATCTGTTCCGCGCAAAATCTGAGACGATAACTGGATTGTATCACCACTCATTCCGCCGACGGAAACCAAACGTGTTTTATGAGAAAAGGTTCCGTCACCCTTTAAAGCCAACAGTAACATCTCCACCGAATGTCCCCAAATATAATCTACAATAACATCAATCGGAGTTTCCTGATGAATTGCTTTAATTTTTTGCTTAAAATCTTTGTCACTTATACTCAGAGAAATAACCTCATCTGCTCCCAATTCAAGCAAAGATTGTAAAGCTTCCTCATTTCTTCCGGTTGCGATCACTTTTTTAGCACCATATAATTTTGCGATCTGAACCGCAACTTTTCCAGTGATTCCAGTTGCCCCATTGATGAGAACTGTTTCTCCTGCTTTCAAATTTGTTTTGAACTTAAGTCCCATTGCAGAACCCATTACGGCATTTGGCAAAGCTGCCGCAATTGAGAAATCCAGTTCTTCCGGAATAGGAACGATCATTTTTTTGTCAGCAACTGCTTTTTCGGCAACTGTCCCTTTTTTACTGAAGAAATAAACTTTAGAGCCATTTTCTAATAAACCGACTCCATCGCTTCCCACAATCGTTGGTTGATGTTCGGTATTTTCTGTTGAATAATGTTTTCCGCTCGCTCTGGCTCTGTCGAGATGTTTGATGGAGGCTGCTTTTACGAATATTAAAGCCTCATTGTCATTATTAACAATTGGATCGGGGAAATCTGCATATTGAGGAATTCCCCCTTTTTCAACTACTACTGCTGCTTTCATTTGTTTTAAATTTTAATGCAAAATTATTTTGAAAACGCTTCAAAGTGCAATAACATTTGTTATCAGCTGAGATGGAAGCTAGAGGATGGAAGCTGAATGGTTTTTTAGTCAATAAAAAAACAAGGACTAATAAATTAAGCCCTTGTTTAAATTTTGTAATTATATGCGGTCGCAAAGAAACATCCGGCTCCCACCTTCCATTCTCTCAAAGCCTCTCTTTCAAAATTTTACTTTTAATCCTACTCAAATGAACCGTAGTAACGCCCAAATAAGAGGCAATATAATGTTGCGGAACTCTTTTGATAATGTTCGGTTGTTCTTTACAAAGATGGAGATAGCGCTCTTGCGGACTTTCTTTAATGAACGAAAAGAAATGTTTCATATAATCGAAAACCCTTTCGAAAACAGAATCCATGAACTCACTTCTCAATTTTGGATCTTCATATACTTCTTCTAAAATCTTATCGGCGGTCGGTTTATCAATCTGCCACAAAACACAAGGCTCGATCGTCTCAAATGAAACCATACTTGGTAAGCCTTTCCGGAAACTTTCCAGCGAAGAAAACATCGTATTTTCCATGAAAAACTGGAAGGTAATATCTTTTCCGTCGTTGTTGTACCAAGCTCTTACAATTCCTTTTTCTATAAAATAGGCATTCTGTGAAACGTCATTTTCATTTAAAAGAATCGTTTTTGCCGGAACTTCCAATCGTGTGAAGTTCTTCCTGTATTTCCCCCAAGTTTCTTTCGGAAAAGAGAATCTGTTTTGTAAATGTTCGAACATTTTTATGTAAAAAGAACGGAACCAAAAGCTCCGTTCTTACTTATTTTATTAAATCAAACTTTTAATTTTTGCGATCATATCGTCTCCTAATTTATCGGCTTCTTCTTGTGACTTAGCTTCTGTATAAATTCTGATAATCGGCTCTGTATTGGATTTTCTAAGATGAACCCAGTTGTTTTCAAAATCAATTTTTACACCATCAACGGTAGAAACTTCTTCATTCTGATATTCTTTTTCCATTTTAGATAAAATATCATCAACATTAATTTCCGGAGTCAGTTCAATTTTCTTTTTCCCCATAAAATAGCTTGGATATCCTGCTCTCAATTCAGAAACAGTCTTGTTTTCTTTTGCCAAATGAGTTAAAAACAACGCTACACCCACCAAAGAGTCTCTTCCATAATGTAATTCAGGATAGATAATTCCTCCGTTTCCTTCACCTCCGATCACTGCGTTTTTCTCTTTCATTAAAGTAACAACATTTACTTCCCCGACAGCACTTGCAAAATATTCTGAATTATGGGTATGCGCAACATCTCTTAAGGCTCGGCTTGAAGAAAGGTTTGAAATTGCTACACCATTTTTATTTTTCAATAGATAATCTGCAACGGCAACCAATGTGTATTCTTCACCGAACATTTCGCCCTTTTCATCAATTAGAGCCAATCTGTCAACATCCGGATCTACAACAACTCCTACATCTGCTCCTTCTTTCTTCACCAGTTCGCAGATATCTCCTAAATGTTCTTTCAAAGGTTCAGGATTGTGCGGAAACTGTCCGTTCGGTTCGCAATATAATTTTACGGTTTCACAACCTAATTTATCCAATAACATTGGGATCGCGATTCCTCCCGTAGAATTTACAGCGTCTAAAACTACTTTGAAATTTTTAGCTTTGATTGCTTCAACATCTACCATCGGCAAGTCTAAAATCTGTTGAATATGAATATCAAAAGCATCGTCTCTCGTTTCATATTTCCCCAAATCATCAACTTCTGCGTAGTTAAAATCCTCACTTTCAGCCAAAGCCAAAACCTCTGCACCGTTTTCACCCGTGATGAATTCTCCTTTTTCATTTAATAATTTAAGAGCGTTCCATTGTTTTGGATTATGAGAAGCAGTAAGGATAATTCCACCATCTGCTTTCAGTTCCGGAACCATTATTTCAACAGTGGGAGTTGTAGAAAGTCCTAAATCAACAACGTTAATTCCAAGACCCTG
Proteins encoded in this region:
- a CDS encoding DMT family transporter encodes the protein MNADKEKWILLVVLSLIWGSSFILIKKSLEHFTPYQVGALRVLIAGIILMPIAISKYKLFPKKNLKWLLLAAFTGNFIPMFLFPIAETEVSSSIAGIINSMMPIFVIIVGTLIWKFETTKQQIVGTLISFTGVCLLAFGGDGEDGKFKLIPILLLLLATLCYAISTTTVKSKLMEVSSTVLSAFVFSFVLFFPSLIALSFTGFFSTFSCNENNLTGLFFVSLLSIFGTGLAMMMNYRLLKVSTPLFASTVTLLMPVVAIIWGILDGEKLGLLQFVGTAIIIAGLIFLRAKPNVIKK
- a CDS encoding tetratricopeptide repeat protein, translated to MEEYFGNELVKKFEEMMENNDEFYFDTEELEDIIVYYLELGDFNYADTAVNYGLKLHPNSLDIKIKKLEILLEWEEYNTAKELINELKGSSMENTDFLVCYAKYYSNLGNPRKSIDICKKALELNEEENFLHNFIADEYVNLGDPFNALKHYKDALKEDPTDEYSLENCMVCFADLNKSEEAIAFLNEYLDEFAYSELAWFEYGQYYFNRKNYEEAIKGYDYLLAINSSSVGVYANKAACYEALGQYKKAIEVYEEMLELEYTKAFTFYKIGLCHKALKQSIVALNFFQKSLREDPQFYLAMMEQSYLYEEMGGMTEALHFAKEATHLNDSNLDYQKRLAFLFIDAGKFEESLSCLKKLVDAEPTRFYNWYAYSEVLMLLGEYEEAVTLLNRAVKEHHRAELYYQLSNCYFNLKEQEKGKETLLQAVDLDPSLISDMQKKYPFIKDEVKKAKAKVRKKN
- a CDS encoding quinone oxidoreductase family protein, with the protein product MKAAVVVEKGGIPQYADFPDPIVNNDNEALIFVKAASIKHLDRARASGKHYSTENTEHQPTIVGSDGVGLLENGSKVYFFSKKGTVAEKAVADKKMIVPIPEELDFSIAAALPNAVMGSAMGLKFKTNLKAGETVLINGATGITGKVAVQIAKLYGAKKVIATGRNEEALQSLLELGADEVISLSISDKDFKQKIKAIHQETPIDVIVDYIWGHSVEMLLLALKGDGTFSHKTRLVSVGGMSGDTIQLSSQILRGTDIQISGSGLGSWTREEMKLLLSEIIPEMFQAAVNGKLKINTETVYLKDIEPVWESGISNGKRLIVLI
- a CDS encoding Crp/Fnr family transcriptional regulator, producing the protein MFEHLQNRFSFPKETWGKYRKNFTRLEVPAKTILLNENDVSQNAYFIEKGIVRAWYNNDGKDITFQFFMENTMFSSLESFRKGLPSMVSFETIEPCVLWQIDKPTADKILEEVYEDPKLRSEFMDSVFERVFDYMKHFFSFIKESPQERYLHLCKEQPNIIKRVPQHYIASYLGVTTVHLSRIKSKILKERL
- the glmM gene encoding phosphoglucosamine mutase; the protein is MSLIKSISGIRGTIGGKVNDNLTPLDVVKFASAFGTWLQNNKNKKDLTLIIGRDARISGQMVSSLVTATLQGLGINVVDLGLSTTPTVEIMVPELKADGGIILTASHNPKQWNALKLLNEKGEFITGENGAEVLALAESEDFNYAEVDDLGKYETRDDAFDIHIQQILDLPMVDVEAIKAKNFKVVLDAVNSTGGIAIPMLLDKLGCETVKLYCEPNGQFPHNPEPLKEHLGDICELVKKEGADVGVVVDPDVDRLALIDEKGEMFGEEYTLVAVADYLLKNKNGVAISNLSSSRALRDVAHTHNSEYFASAVGEVNVVTLMKEKNAVIGGEGNGGIIYPELHYGRDSLVGVALFLTHLAKENKTVSELRAGYPSYFMGKKKIELTPEINVDDILSKMEKEYQNEEVSTVDGVKIDFENNWVHLRKSNTEPIIRIYTEAKSQEEADKLGDDMIAKIKSLI